In the Chloroflexota bacterium genome, one interval contains:
- a CDS encoding CHAT domain-containing protein — MLNRVAPARGPALLCGLSDYGERAPALNHTRSEINAIAGIVGAEACVLWGPNATPEALRRMSAEGTLAGMTAIHIAAHAAPGRIAPVQARIRLHGDDLSATDILDLRLGPALVTLSACQGEVGALRAGASPARALQRAQLALLRDGLPPYQWAAFNVFGAG; from the coding sequence TTGCTGAACCGCGTCGCGCCGGCGCGCGGCCCCGCTTTACTGTGCGGGCTGTCCGACTATGGCGAGCGCGCACCGGCGCTGAACCACACGCGGTCAGAGATCAATGCAATAGCGGGGATTGTGGGCGCGGAAGCGTGCGTGTTGTGGGGACCCAACGCGACGCCCGAGGCATTGCGCCGGATGAGTGCGGAGGGCACGCTGGCCGGCATGACGGCGATCCATATCGCGGCGCACGCGGCGCCCGGGCGCATCGCGCCGGTGCAGGCGCGCATCCGGCTGCACGGCGACGACCTGAGCGCAACCGACATCCTCGACCTGCGGCTGGGGCCGGCGCTGGTGACGCTCTCGGCGTGCCAGGGCGAGGTCGGCGCACTGCGCGCCGGCGCGTCACCGGCGCGGGCGCTGCAGCGTGCACAGCTCGCGCTCCTGCGCGACGGACTGCCACCCTACCAATGGGCTGCCTTCAACGTCTTTGGCGCGGGGTAA